The genome window ATCCCCCGCAGCGAAGGTATTTGGGATGTTGGTTTGCATGCgctaatggaagaaaaagcaattagTGCAACGATGCGAGGGAAGGGATTGGGTGTGGATGGGGGATGCTCAGGGGGCGCTTACCAGATCCACCAGGATGGCACCGCTCTCATCTCTGGCGATGGAGGTGCCCTTCAGAAATGCCAAGTTGGGGAACACccctgcagggagaggagcgaGGACAAATGCAGCAAAGCTCCGCAAAGGCAGGGAGGAAGCTGGGCCTTGGCCCTACAGCGAGCACGTGCCCGTGGTGCCTGCTCAGCCTGCTCggagcagagcagctcacaGCGGTGACCAGTGCTCAGGCTGGTGCTGAGCTAACCCAGGGTCACTGTGTGACCAGTGCTCAGGCTGGTGCTGAGCTAATCCAGGGGCAATAAAACCAGGGCCCGGAACAAGGCATGCTCTGATGACACAGCAGTGACCTACGGAGCTCAGCAAGCGTGCCAAagtctcctttcctcctgccaaCTGTCTGCTCACGGGCTGCTGACTTTCCCCAGGTGTTTGGGGCCAAGAGGAAGGGCTGGATGATAGCAGAGTGGGAAAGAGACTGCAGGGAATGGTGTCCTGGGAATGAACCGTGATGTTCTGGGCCTGCTGGCTGTTCACCCTGTTCCCAAAGCTGCGTCCCTCTCCCAGTTGGGGTCTCTTACCTATCCCCGCCACTACCACATCGGCAGGTAGTTTCTCTCCACTGGCAAGAACAGCCTCCGTGACCTAGGGAGGAAGCAAGAATCGTTAACAAAGGGTTAAAAACTCTGTCCTAAttcctgcagcctccctgctgcctcattctttgctgtctttttttcttccccaggttCAGATCACCTTGTCCAAGTAATGTGTGTTGCCAGGAGTGTAAGAGAAAATCATACTGTTGTCCCTGAGATACAAACACATACTGGTGCCCTTTGAGCCCAGAGTTGGGCTCAGTGAAAAGAAAGGTGAGGGTCTAGACGTGGGAGAGGAAAGCCTGGGTGTAGGCACTGGATTATACCTCggtttggggggttttcccCTAAAATTAGCAGTTCAAGGATCACAACGGTACAACTGACCTTTCCATCCTTTCCTTTCAGCTCACACAGTTCTGTTTTCACGTAAAACTTCACCCCTTTACTTTGCAGCatctgaaaaggaagaggaagctGCTTTGAGTATTCACTAGGAAATTCCAGGCTGTACTGCTGTAAAAACAGCCGTCCCCAGCCAAAACCCCGGCAGGCAGCttagctgctgctccaggctgcagagaggTTTCGTTTGAGTCCCCGGCTGGTGCAGGGTGCCTGGGAGCCTGgctttgctctgctgtcctggtCAGGATTGGTGCATGAGGTGGGTCTAGGATGAAGTAGGGCTTGGGGATGATGCTGAGCTGGGGAGCGTGGCGTgtcgggggggggtggggaggttGGGGCCAGCAGAGCTCCTTCAGAGAGCTGTATGTGAACAAGGTGGCTGGGCACGCACGGTTATGACTCAGCACGGGGGCTGGATTTCCTGGGCTGTTGCATATCACAGGGCAACTTGGATAGCATGTGCTGTCCATCCTAGGCATCGGCACCAGGTTTTCCTTACCTTCATGGCAACACCTCCAACCTGAGGACCCAGCGCATTCTGGAAAGGaagctcctttttttccaccacTGAGATGGCACCAGCCTTGTCTGAGAGGAAGGCAGCTATCTCCATTCCTGCAAGGGAAAGGCATGCTCAAGGTAACTGCTGCAAGCATGAACCTGCACCCTCCTCCTTGGAAACCTTTTCCCCTTCCAGGTGAGGAGAACAAATCTGATGTAGTGCCAGTGCTTAACTGCTCTTCTACGCGTTTCTGGGCTGAGGTATTTAGCCCCCTTGTTCTTCATGCACTACAGACTCAGACATTAGGAAATGCAAAGAACAGCTCCTGGTCATGTACAAAACAGCTCCTTTTCTGTGCCTTACCCCCTCACTTCCCCAATGCTTCTGGGGAGTCCAGCTCCTCTGAAGGACAGTGATATTTTCATAAGGCACATTTCCCTCTGTCCATGTCCAAGAACTGTTTATAGCCCTCAAAGTTTCTGGCTGCCAGAGGAAACAGTGAGTGCGTGCTGTGTAATGCACACCCCCACCAGCTGTAGGGCTCTGGGAGGAACCCAGTCAGGCAGTGAACGAACATCCCTTCCCCGAGGGCCTCTGGTTAATCTGCACGCGCAGCAGAAGTGGGTTTCAAGACTATCACTGATGACTTGATATCCACTCCAGCCTGGTACCTACGAATGAAGCTCCTACAATCACCAGATTCTTCCCAGTTGCCAGCGCTAAGATCTTGCTAGAGTCTTCAGGGGTTTGGAGAATGCACACATTCTGCAGGTCTGCACCTGGGACTTTGAGGGAGCTGGAGCTGAATGAGAGAATCCAGATATATCTCATGATTAGAAATCAaacagaaggaggagggggggggtgtggagcACAAATCCATGCAGTCTCTTGGCTGTGTTATCCCATCCTGTTCTTTTATCTCGTCTCCTACCACCTCCCTCTCACATGCCTCTGGAAGACCTCCAAGCCCTCTTGTCCAGTCTAAAATTTTGTGTGTGGCAAACGCTGTGTACACTCACTGGCTGCCTGTTGCAATGAGCAGCTGATTGTACTTCTGAGAGGACCCATCCATGAAGCGGACCTTCTGTTTCTGGAAATCCACCGACACTGCCTGCAGGAGAAAGGAGGCAAAGATCAGACAGATACCTCTGGTGTCCTGCCCCATCAACCCATTCGGCTTGCCTGTGACCGCATGCCCTATTTCTGGACACCCAGGTGAGATGAGGAATGCTGGAGTCCTCTCTCTCACCTCCTATAGGTCGCAGGCTTGAGGTGCACTAAGTATGACAGCACCAAATGCAGGTTCCTTTAAGGGATGTGCAGAAGGCTACTTTCAAAGGTCACCCTCTGTGCAAGTGATGGGCACATCTGTCCACGGGTAGCACAGATCAGCGTCACCCCCAAGGCATGCACACCGTCCCTAGCACTGGCCTTGGAGTGCTGTCCCAGAAGATAATGCGTGTACTGAGGCAGAGCCCTAATCTCTATAAATATAGCGCTATTCCTGCAGGGGTGGGCATCCCCTCCCCACGGCAGGGACGGGACCACCCATTGAGGACTGAGCTCAGCTGCTCTTGTACCTCTTTCTCTGTCCAGACCTCTATGCCATGAGCATCGAGGAATTCAGGTTTCCTCAGGTACATGTCCTCAGCTTTCAAGTTCATTTcctggaaataaaacagaaatatgagATAAAGCACTTCTTGCAGCCAGAAATACTCTTGCAGTGTTTACTGGGAAGTAAGTTTGCATAAGAGGTAAATTTTGCATTAGTAAATCACAGCTCTCCACACCGCTCCATCCCCATCATCTTCTTGTCCTCCCTCAGAAAAACCCATCAACTCAAACTCTAGTGGGAAGAACTCGGTGAAAGGGGATAAAACCATTAGCTTATGGTGGACTCTGATCAAAGACTTTCTGGGAAGTAGTAGTGAGATGTTAGCTGGAAATTATACCCCTTTTCCTTGTGGGGTGCCCCAGCACTCCTGCTGCCTTGCCAGAAGGGCTCACTTGATTGCTCAGCCTGGTCCTGAGTGTGGGCCACATCCCTAATTCACACGGGGTACCCAGGCATGGTCCTGCCATTCTCACGTACAAACCTTGCTCAGTTTGGACTTGTCGTATGGAACATGTTTCTCTTTGGTGGCCATGATGATCCTTCCAGTAAAGCCCTCTTGGCGAAGTGTCTCCGCACATGCCAGGGCAGCCACGCCTACAAGAGATGCTTGTCTCAGCCCTCATATGTGTCACTACGGAGTAGGAGGAAGAAGGCAAGTCCTCcctggaggagagcagcagcccaCAGCATCTGTGGGGAGGGCACAGTACAGACCACTTCACTGACCTCCACCTAGAAGCAGCATAGTGTCCCGGTTAAGAAGGCATCGCTTGCTTGTGTCCTTCACCCTCAGACTGCTTTCAAGATCCTGGAAGAAAGTAAATGAGAAATGCTGAAATCACGCCTAGCCCAAGGTGCCACTTGTGCTTAGTGATAGCAGGTAAGGTCAGTACCTTCTTTTTTGCTGTAACAAACACCTTTCCGTCTTTCACTGTTACCTGCAGGGGCGAAAGGAGAGTGCATTTAAGTTCTGCATTCATGAGGTTGTGGTAGGAGCTTTCCTGGGAGGGTCTGGTCCAGTGGGCCATCTGTCTCGGATACACCGAGAGTGACTTGTAGGGATCTTGGATGTCAAATGATGCTGAGGAGCTCATGAGCTTTTCTCCTCATCCCAAGAGCACTCAGGAAGAGGTgtaaatccttttttctttccaaaagagctgtgctggctgtgatGCGTACCAGGATGTATGGCATCACCTTTGATCAAAGGAGCTTTAGGACAGGGAGTTACATGATCCCAAGAAATCATCCCATGCGTGACCTGGACCATGgagctggggccagggcagggtCCTTTCAGTTGGCGTCAGGAAGATGGAGCTTGTGGGTGTGAATGAACCTGAGTGGTATGGAGGACATGGCCcaagctgggaggaggaagagataaGAAGTCACCTTAAAGCAGGGAAGGCAATCCAGAGACGGGTACTCCTCGATGTCTCCGGTTTTGATGTTAAAGCAGGCACCATGCCAGGGGCAGCGCAGCCTCTCCCCCTTCAAGACTCCTGCAACAGAAAAGACCCCCACAACCAAGCGGTGAGAGCTGACCTCCCTGACATGGcctctcccccctgcccagcgCCAGGCTTACCTTTGCTGAGCGGGGCACCATAGTGGGGGCACTTGCTGCCCAGGGCGCTGAACTCCTTCTTGTTCctcaccagcagcacagggtaGCCAGCCACCATCACCTCCCGCAACCTGCAGGAGAGGCGGAGAGGTGGGTGCCCCAGGGAGTCGACATTTCGTGCCTCGCAGCCGACATGCCGCTGCCTCAACCACCAACATGGCGGGCACCAACATGGCGGCTCTTGCCATGGCAACGCCACCCCTGCTGCCTGCATGCCCGGCCTCAGCCTCCTCCCCGCTGGGTACTCACTCTCCATCCCCGACGTCAGCTTCCTTGCAGACCTCAGCGGTTATGGTGTCATCGCCGTCCATGCCGGTGGCTGTGGGCAAGCGGAGGGAGGGGTTGGCTGCCATGGATGCTGTTGCCTGTGCACACTTTCGTCCCTCAGCAGATCGTCCTCCCCACCGTCGCTGCAAAATCTCACCCCAAAATGTAGGGCCACCACCGCCCCAGCTGGGAGTGGGTCAGCACTGCGTGCTCAAGGGGTCCCAAACTCCTGgtactgcaggaaaaaaacccacagctggcagaaaacacacttttttttttccccttttttaactTTATCTCCAAACCCAAAGCCCATTCCTCCgcccttttttcctccagcttaaCCCACTTTTTTGTGTTcagccccttgtcctgttaaACTCAACTGCAGCACAGGGTGTGCAAGCAAATGTGATTTAACGACAGTCGTGTCATAAATCAATACAATTACTTATGGCAAGGCACTGCCACCGTAGCCTGTGACTCCCCCAAACTGGGGTCTGAAGAACCTCTTCAGCCTCCCCCAAATCTCTCCACCATTTGTGCAGTCGTTATTTGCACTAATTGCCGTGAAAGCAGTAATTCCTGCTCAAAATGCCTCCTGGGCTAGAAAGGAGCCAAAACCCTCCGTCCTTAGTGCTGTCCCTGCCTTAGCAATCAGCTGAGAGGCTCATTAGAAATCTCCCTCCCtgttttggaggggaaaaaaaaaaaagcaagaaatggaGCAGAGGAGGGTCGTTCGAGGCAGGTTTTGGTGCAAGGTGGTAACTTGCTCCTGCAAATCCCCATCATGccgctgccctgctcctgggtcCCTTAGGAGAAGCATCGGTGGTACTCACCCCGTCCCGTCGTGGGAGGTCCGGTGACTATCCCCCGAGTCAGAAAGCCACCGCTGCCGCCGTCTGTGAAATCGTCCGTGAGTTTCTCCTCCACCGAGGCGACACCTTCGCGTCTTATTGCGAGCGTTCTCCCCGCCGCCAGCCCACGGCTGGGTGATGCTCTCCCCGAGTTGCACAACGTCCCCATCCATCAGGAGGTGCATCTCCTGGAAGCGCTGCCTGCCAGCAAGTCTTATCTGATTTCTGCAACTGGTCTGCACCTAATTAAGTGTATTTTGCTCAGGTTTAGATTGCAAAAGAATTAAGGGCACATAGGAATTACGGCACAGGTGTGGTCTAAAGACCAGGTGCGTCGTGTGCAATGTGAACAGAAACTAAATGGATGCGGTGATCCCCCGCTGTGGCTTCCCATTGCCCCTTTTCTTGATGTAAAGTGCTCTAGCTCAGTGCAATGTGGTTTTGCAGCACTTTGGAATGATATCActactttttatatatttctatagcatttaaaatgatttaatttgATCTTTTTGTAAGATCTCTCTCCATTGATTTTAAGGAACAGGAAGCGTTCAGCACCTCTGCACGTGCCTTAcgtcccagctctgcttctggTTCAGTCTGCCGATGTCCAGGAACATGGTCACACCGTTGTTTGGTCCCTGAAGGATGGCACGGAGCAGCGTGCTCCTCACTGTACTATTTTTGCAACAGAGTGGGAGTTGCAAAAAACCAGGAGTAACGCCTACGCTGTTTGTGTCTACTCCAGTTCTTATCTCTATTTCACAGTCAATATGTTTCACAACCTCAAAATATGCCTCAAAATTTAGGGGGAGAAAAGTTACTAGCAGTGTGCTTCCGTCATCTCCCTTGCAGAACCAGAGCTTCACAGGGATCGGCTTTCTGCCGCGCAGCACGTTCCCAAATCCAGCGGTGGGGGGGTAGAGAGGGGTAAAAATCCTTCAGTGGGCATGGTCCGGAGAAGACAGCACGCACAGAGATGCTCGGTAAGTGCAAGCTGGCTAATTTGTGGAGCAGCTCGCTTCGTGGGATGCACCAAGCCGTGAGCACACCTTTCAGTGCCGGGGCGCTGCCACGTAAGGAGTGATCTTAGCCCACGGGCAATGCACGCCCATGATGGGCGCAGGTGCGAGGTATTTTCTCACAGAGCCAACGAGCAGCTTTTGGGCTCTGCCTTCCTGGCCAGGAGCCTGGATGTGAAGCAATTTGGCTGCCGAATGTCCCTGTTTAAACTCTCTGTAATTATTCCCCAGAAGCACGTTCCCACGTGGAGAAGCGGCAGCCCTCGCGGAGGCATTCTCTGACTCAGCAGAAATTGCTGAAAAACGTTGTTTGCTTATGGATGAAAGCTGCAGCGTGCCGGCAAAGTGGCAGGTACAAAAGGGTGCAGCTGTGGGAGGCTTCGGGACGGATCTCGGTCCTGTGCGGCGGCATTCacactgcagggctgagcacCTAATTCAGCTGCTGGGCGCCAATGGATGCTGCTGGATGTGGCCCAGCGCTCAGGGAAAGGCTTTTGTAGAAtgcaaagggagaaaagaaatgaagtctCCACCTCTGATGGAGGGCAAAGATGATGGCAAAGGACAGAAAGTTGGAAAGGGTGTTGGGTGTAAGAGGGAAGCTTCGGGTTagctgcagggatgctgtgTTACTGGGTTTCAGCACCTAAGACGACACAATGTGGCCTCGAGGAATTTCAGGCAGTGGGATGGTATCGGAGGCAGATTTTCAAGCAGATGCTCTGTAAGCAACTTCTGGCCCTCTGTTAGGTAACCCAGAGGTAGATACTCAGAGTGGTTGAGACCTTTGCTTGTAACACACAGCAGGATTAAACGTAGGAAGGAAGAGAGCGAAAGGAAGCGGTGCCCTCACACACAAACAGAGCCCAGGTAGGCATCGGAAATCTCTGACCAGACCTGCCACCCGCCTTGCTGCTGACTCACACGAGCTGCTGAGCTGCCCTTGTATTTTATTAGATATCTTcgcttttcctgtgtttctccAGTATGGACAGCACTCCAGAAAATTCAAGTTTAGAGGCAAAGATTTAATGGGGGTAGCTCTCTTCCCTTCGAGTCCCTACTACCATCAGCTGGTGTAGCCCATTTTTTATGGCGCAGTGCCGCCGTGGCTGTGTGGACGTATCCTTGTCCCACCTTTGCTTGCCCCCGGCTTGCTCAGGTCAGGGtccttccctgccctggcagagtTGCTGATTTTAACCGAGCGTTACCCACAGAGTCAAACGTTATTGAAGACTGTTCAGGCGCAGGAAGAGGAAGCGAGGTGAAAACTGCAGCAGAGCTAAAATGATTAATGGGACACCGCTCTCAGAACAGCTTGGTTTGTGATATTAATAACGAGAGAATTCAGGAGGGAACCTAACCTGTTCCAAGCTGCGGAgccggcagcagcaggagacgCAGTTAGGAAGCTCCTGTGCTGATATTTGTAATGCAGGAGGAATCGAGGGGGCTCAGCAACGTGCGATGCTGCGTGGAACGGGTGTTGGGGCTGAGACGCGCTTCCACCTTGCAAAGCTCATTCTGAACCTGTCTGAATTGCAAAAAAAGCATGTGGTCATCATGATGCAACCAGAAAGCACATAGATATCCGTCAAAAATTACATAAGCTTGAGAATGGTGAactaaacaagttaaaaaaaattgcttatcCCACAAGGGAAGAAGAcatggaaaaggaaacatttagtGGGAATGAATTTGCTTACAGGGTGAGAATAATTATATGTgctgtttcacattttcttccttagcATTCATGCCTGGCGACGGTGAGAGACGggatacaggctgggcagacaCCTGGCTCCACGTTTCACTGTTCGCCACAAGGAAAGGAGGAACCTGAAACCTTACTAATAGCAGCAGATAAACAATTCCGTAAGTGGACAAATTTGGAGCATGTCAGCTactgaaagcagaggagaaatagAAGGAACTGCCCGTGCTGCTCTGCTGGTAGGGCTTTTGCCTGTCAATGTGTCTGTccgtggattttttttttgtatcccACGGCATACCTGTGGAACTGGAGTGAGGAGAGACACGTCCTTTGTGCAACCACATCACGGCAGCCGGTACAGCCCAAGCCCTTGAGAGCAGCTGAGCCCGCAGCATCCTTAGGGATGCTGTACTGTTGTCACAGGTTTCTCCGACAGATCCCTTGTGCCAAATcctgaggaaaaagaagacTTCCAGTCCTGGGCAAAAGGAAGAAGACTCAAAGCAAGAGCATCCAGAGCAACCTGCCGTGGGGTTGTTTATCACGTGGGCAAAGCAGGCTCTGCTTTGGGGCCAGGGGGGCGTTCCTGCATGGCAGAAGGCAGCGTGCTGGTGGGCTGCACCCGGCCAGGCAGTGCCTGGCAGCTGGCACCAGAGCATCCTGGCACCGGGAGGCTCCCAGGAGACTTCGTACTATTCAAGGAATGATCTCAGGAAGGCTAACCAACCTGGGCAGCAGAACACCTgcagggtggagggaagggaagtcTTCCCTCCCCGTGAGATCGAGCTTGCAGGCTTGAGCAGGTGAATGGACAGGCTGCGGTGCAAAGCCAGATGATTTCCTCTGCCAGACAAGGTCAAGCCCTGAGGTCAGTGGTTAAGTGACGCACACTTTGGCATTTTTTGCATTAAATCCTGGGGCTCTGCGCGTGTGTGAAATGGAGCTAAGGGCTGGGGGAAAAGGTAGTAAAAACTCTGCACTGCCAGTGCCAGCAGAAACCCTTTTCCTGCTCACCACTCTTGTAGAGACTGATGTACCTTTCTCCTGTGGCTATGGCGACTATATCTCCAGTTCCACCTGGAGAATATCCAGCTTCCACAGCAGGAAGGTGTTTCTGGCTGGAAGGAGTGGATGCTCCAGTTTGCATTGATTTCAGCTCTCTTCACAGCTACCTCTGCAACGTCTGGGCATGCTTTGCCATACACAACATGCATTTTGCACAGTCGATCCTTTCATAAGCGCGGAGTTACGGactttctgaatgaaaatgtgGATATGTCGAGTAAAGCATTCCTATATTGTCTGACTTCCTATGGCCTAGCAGATAGAGCAGCGACACACTTTCAAGAAGACAACAGCTAATTAAAGTCTGGAAGCCAAGCTGCTTGATTTGTTTTCAGATCTCTGACTCCTCAAATTATTTTAGGTGTGAGCCAGGCCTGGCATTAGATGAGCAGATGGGCTTTATGCCTCTCTGGCTGGAGAGAGGCAGATTAAGGGAGCGAGGCTTTCCAAAAACAGGAGCATGACTTTTGCCAGAAGGACTTTGCCGTGTCAGAAGCCCCCACATCTGTTGGCTATGGCGAACCCCGGGCGGTGTTCAAGAACAGAGCAGGCTCCTCCTTATGTAAGGGAGGGTGGAGCTGTCCCCATGTCATTGTGGGGTGACCTGCAAatgcccaaaaccccatcccaGAATAGTGGGGAGCACCTGAGGGAGGACACAGTTTATCTGGCAGAATTCATAGGGGGGATTATCGATAAACTGGTGGCCctatattttggaaaaatgggTTATCTGTCCCAGATGTGCTGCAGAGAAACCCTACCTGTgagaaggagaaacaaaagcCATTGTCCAGCTATTGAAAAAACTACTGTACCTTCAATTTAcaccctggctgctgctgtgaagCCCCAGCAATGGGATTAGCTGTGATCCCATAGCGTTACGGGACGGACCTAGGCACGTCCTTGCTGACATCTGGAAGgagccccctgccctgctgggagcaggcacCGGGAGCGACCCGTCACCAGGCTGAGCTGCCTTCCTGCAGAAAACGAGGTCGTTTGGGGACTGTTGGAAAACTTCTCGAAATTTGGGTGGAAAAAGGCAGTATCTCCAAATAAGGTGTGAATGAGGAGTCCCATCAGATCCGGCTGCtttccccagctctccagcGAGTGTGCAGGGACCTCTTGTGGCAGCTGTGCCCGGGAGCTCCTGTCCCTGCTCTTCTGTGCAGCTTCTCCTGGGACAAGCCTGGCCTCTGAGCCTGTGGCTGAGTATTTGGCCTGATCTGGTGTCAAGGGACCCGTTTGTAACTGAGCTTGGAAGCCTCCAGCTCCGAAACTGTTCCCAGTTAACGCCATtgctgcagaggagggaagaCTGGAAAACAAGAAACCACCGCCCAATGGCAAGTCCTGGTAAAATTCAGTAAAATCTGGTCTAAAATGATCCAAAAGGTAGCATGTATGTAGCTATCACTACTGCTCTAGCAGTGGGATCAAAGCCCCTGAACCAGAGGCTCAACTAATCATGACTTAAATTCCTCCCATGCGGAAGTGGTAGGTAAAAGCTCTCCAGTGTCCAGAAACATTTTAACTATTCCTGTCCCTGACTCGAGCCTGGCCAAATGTCCATCTTTAGAAGAATAGCACCACAAATGGAGGAGCCCCTGGGACAAACAGGGCCGGGCTTGTAGGTGTTTCACGGTCTGGGACTTTACCTGCAGGCAGGTGAAGGGCAGGGTTGTCACCACGGAAAGGGGCAGTCGAGATTTCTGAGGCTAAAACACTGCAGACAACTTCTCATTAGGAATCAGCTCTGTGCAATGTTATACTGCAATTAATTGTTAAATGATTTTCCTCCTCGGTGCCCTGAGCAGCCCGGCATGTCTCCAAGGCATGTCTCCCTTTCCTCGGCATATCTTATGCTAAACAGAAACATCTTTGCATTTGGCTTTCTCAGTAACAGATTAGCCTATGTGATCCTTCAAGTCCTAATACATGAGATTATTTATAATCCCCCGAGCAGTCAGGTCTGCCAATTACTTCAGGCAGCGTCTCCCCACCACTTAACCGCTATGAAATTACATTGTCTTGTCCGGCTTTTAAGCAAATTTCTGCTGCATGAACAGGTGCTTTTCTATCAGTTGAGACTATCTCACCCCTCCAGATTCAATTTAATCACTCCTCTCCTCAGTGTCCCTTCCATCAGCGTATTACCTGTTGATGTTTGTGTCCATCACCCCAGCCAGGGCAGCGACTGAGAGCTCAGGCTCcacacatttctgtttcagcaatGAGAAAGTAGAAGATTTCATCCAAAATTAATACCTCAAAGGAGAGGCAGAATTTGACATTAATCAGTGTGTACACGGTGACTCATCCCGTCTGCGGAAGAGACGCAAGGTCTGTGCAGCAGCCACACTTCTGGTGGAGACATCAAAAAGCAACAAGGGAACGATCAAATTACGGgaagctggaaaagcagcatagTTGTAGGATGGAACTAAAGAGATTGTGGGCACGGGATCCTGAATTCCCACAAACCCCCgacagcagagctggggtaTCCCAGACCATCAGGGAGCTCCTCTTGGGATCAGGCACGGGACAGGGGGATGGAGGACAACAGCACTGTGGGCAGAGCGGGTTTTTTGGTTGCTTAATGTGCAATCAGATCTGGCACTGCGTGTGTCTGCGTGAGGGACAGGGCAACAGTGCAAGAGCTTCACTGGCATCGCGTGCTGGGAACGCTTTGGGGCGAAGGACCACCAGCCACAGCGCCTCATGGGTGAGGTGTTCAGCCACCCGGTGCCACCGAGGTAGAGGAGGGACCTCAGGAGGACGAGGAAggtgtccccagctccagcacagtGACGGGACACCCAGGCCCCC of Grus americana isolate bGruAme1 chromosome 19, bGruAme1.mat, whole genome shotgun sequence contains these proteins:
- the LOC129215047 gene encoding apoptosis-inducing factor 3-like, with product MGTLCNSGRASPSRGLAAGRTLAIRREGVASVEEKLTDDFTDGGSGGFLTRGIVTGPPTTGRATGMDGDDTITAEVCKEADVGDGELREVMVAGYPVLLVRNKKEFSALGSKCPHYGAPLSKGVLKGERLRCPWHGACFNIKTGDIEEYPSLDCLPCFKVTVKDGKVFVTAKKKDLESSLRVKDTSKRCLLNRDTMLLLGGGVAALACAETLRQEGFTGRIIMATKEKHVPYDKSKLSKEMNLKAEDMYLRKPEFLDAHGIEVWTEKEAVSVDFQKQKVRFMDGSSQKYNQLLIATGSHSSSLKVPGADLQNVCILQTPEDSSKILALATGKNLVIVGASFVGMEIAAFLSDKAGAISVVEKKELPFQNALGPQVGGVAMKMLQSKGVKFYVKTELCELKGKDGKVTEAVLASGEKLPADVVVAGIGVFPNLAFLKGTSIARDESGAILVDLRMQTNIPNTFAAGDVVSFPVALLNGDRTSIHHQQVAEAHGHIAALNMLKKEKDLHTVPFFWTTMLGKSIRYAGCGKGYTDTVVKGSLEQQKFLIFYIRDGFVTAAASLNCDPMVSLIAEVLYLGKQISKEEAEACDICNIPPLAET